The genomic segment GTAATGGATTTGACAAATTCCGTAATCGCTGCAAACTCTATTTATAATGTAGTCAAAGGCAATAATAGTGAGTTGGCAGATGATGTCCGGAAAGCCATCAAGAAAGCTCATGACGCTATCTTGGCTATTCCTGCTCCTTTCCGTAACCATATCAGTAGTGCAGAAGCATTGGCTGCCCAACAAGCTTGTGCGGATTTGGCTGATTTATTGAATAACAGACTACTTCCGGAGATTACTCAGAAGAAAGATACGTATAATGATGCAGCATTGGACGGCGTTGTGAGTACTTATGTGAACGATGTGGTACTTCCCACTTATTTGGATTTGAAAAATGAAGTAGCTGTTCTGTTGGAGAAAGTAAGCACTTTACAGAAAAATCCGACCGATGCGAACTTTAAGGCTGCTGCAGCCCAATGGATTGTTGCCCGTAGGCCATGGGAAACAAGTGAAGCGTTCTTGTTCGGTCCTGTAGCCGATAAAGGTTTGGACCCCAATATGGATAGCTGGCCGCTGGATGCGGATGCGATTGTCAATATCCTGAACTCGGGAGACTTCACCAAGTTACAATGGAACGGCGAATTCATTACCGATGAAAACGGTGATCCGGTAGAGAGCATTGCATCCGCTCAGAATGTTCGTGGCTTTCATACATTGGAATTCCTTCTTTTCAAGGATGGCGATCCTCGTACGGCACCGACGGAATAAATCTCGGATATAATCGTGTGGACAAATAAGTAAAGGAGTGTATTGTCGTCTCCTTTACCTATTTGTTGTGTTCTGATATTTTGTGTAAAATAAACTCTGTTGCTTATGAGAGATTTAGAAAAACGTTTGTTTC from the Bacteroides eggerthii genome contains:
- a CDS encoding imelysin family protein; translation: MKMKKYFLYVAACMLSLGGMMSACSDGDDPSNGNGNGAVEEINITKDNASNWYSYMINVTNLLKEDAATLYDDWKTSYNDGESYASIFINHNNSAYFGTANNCVQQIIEGCWDIANEVGDAKIGDPYDLYVAGKSQDALYAVESWFSWHSREDYSNNIISIYSAICGTRDVRVNNDVMDLTNSVIAANSIYNVVKGNNSELADDVRKAIKKAHDAILAIPAPFRNHISSAEALAAQQACADLADLLNNRLLPEITQKKDTYNDAALDGVVSTYVNDVVLPTYLDLKNEVAVLLEKVSTLQKNPTDANFKAAAAQWIVARRPWETSEAFLFGPVADKGLDPNMDSWPLDADAIVNILNSGDFTKLQWNGEFITDENGDPVESIASAQNVRGFHTLEFLLFKDGDPRTAPTE